One genomic region from Halobaculum sp. XH14 encodes:
- a CDS encoding RipA family octameric membrane protein has protein sequence MPDSTDEAAVDLSEDGADTDDGDTPETEPEHSEEVTGGDPAEPSEEEDVTTGPLANLSEDEKNRLMEQYIHYGEVAIETANQRVQMNRFFGLILTSILAGLFALARGNLTTTNAAIVLFASGFGSLICYFWYQSLQSYRRLNKARYAILNEIESVLPVRMYLDEWRYLKREKPDPEIVDPRPAEDADHRSHTIVEQWFVRLLAAGYISVGGYAGGFIFTPQVKRFIPSLPDPSVVGFGVGGVLLLGLAILFRIQTR, from the coding sequence ATGCCTGATTCAACCGACGAAGCGGCGGTTGATCTCTCAGAGGATGGCGCCGATACTGACGATGGAGACACGCCCGAAACAGAACCTGAACACTCTGAAGAGGTCACTGGAGGGGACCCTGCTGAGCCATCTGAGGAGGAAGATGTTACAACTGGACCGCTGGCTAATCTAAGTGAGGACGAGAAGAATCGACTGATGGAGCAGTACATACATTACGGGGAGGTTGCGATCGAGACAGCCAATCAGCGAGTCCAGATGAACCGCTTTTTCGGTCTGATTTTAACCTCGATACTGGCCGGTCTCTTTGCTCTCGCCCGCGGCAATCTCACAACCACTAACGCTGCGATCGTTCTCTTCGCATCAGGATTCGGCAGTCTGATTTGCTACTTCTGGTATCAGAGTCTTCAATCATACCGCCGGCTGAACAAAGCTCGATACGCCATCCTGAATGAGATCGAGTCGGTCCTGCCTGTTCGTATGTATCTCGATGAATGGCGATATTTGAAGCGAGAGAAGCCTGACCCGGAAATCGTTGATCCCCGTCCAGCTGAAGATGCTGACCACCGCTCACATACGATTGTGGAACAGTGGTTCGTCCGCCTATTGGCTGCTGGATACATATCTGTCGGAGGGTATGCCGGAGGATTCATTTTTACTCCCCAAGTGAAGAGGTTCATCCCATCACTGCCGGACCCATCGGTGGTTGGTTTTGGTGTTGGTGGCGTCCTCTTGCTCGGCTTAGCTATCCTCTTTAGGATTCAAACCCGCTGA
- a CDS encoding TIR domain-containing protein has translation MSFNSRSSSNRRSEYRLFISHSWEYSDEYNRMVELLRDYPNFSFRNYSVPKVDEIDADTEEELEQALREDQIKPATVVIILGGMYVAHSKWIKKETILAEIESKPILGVTPRGNEQMPNFVEDHADQIVGWQGKSVVEGIRDLAD, from the coding sequence ATGAGCTTCAACAGCAGATCTTCAAGCAACCGTCGGAGCGAATACCGACTGTTCATCTCGCACTCTTGGGAGTACAGCGACGAGTACAATCGGATGGTAGAACTACTTCGCGACTACCCGAATTTCAGTTTCCGGAACTACTCAGTACCGAAGGTGGATGAGATCGATGCTGACACCGAAGAGGAGCTGGAACAGGCGCTCCGGGAAGACCAGATCAAGCCAGCTACGGTCGTAATAATACTCGGGGGAATGTACGTAGCACACAGCAAATGGATCAAGAAAGAAACTATTTTAGCTGAAATCGAGAGCAAGCCTATTCTGGGTGTTACACCGCGCGGAAACGAGCAGATGCCCAATTTCGTTGAAGACCACGCAGATCAGATCGTGGGTTGGCAAGGAAAGAGTGTGGTAGAGGGAATTCGAGACCTGGCTGATTGA
- a CDS encoding DUF262 domain-containing protein — METKRIAEVVENINYSYLLPAIQREFVWETSDIVDLFDSLLRDYPIGALLQWNLSAEEAQAQPKYRFVTHYVDEPNFPQSLTTPTHRNPPHNSEDPLPSPVKLVLDGQQRLTALNIGLTGSFYERKHNHPRNKASSWVQKRLYLNLLSDPQTADSELGNKYDFSFRSEQSATANAYWYPVNRIMSISDNDDFYAERQEIEGEIQELVENHPEIENSDSLILNAQRNFEDLYRAVHKDEKLHFFTEDENDITRVRDVFVRINQGGVTPNRAEILLSLMTSSWQQEPPEINARDEVHSMVDELNGIIDGGNAPFATKHVQKVLLAINGNEIQYRFDNYTLDLLRNLKEIWLTDTFSNTMEQLAELLNSYYPTVTYILSPALYTPIAYYLYQNENPSLDSTSIKGRGRRRDILYYICAARLNGFTSQSSNQIAELVRDVIREEESSEFPLERISDEVASSYGTSLRFTEEKLTTLFEELQYGKRDIEFLLQLSHYPDEPARGKDYDIDHIIPKSVLPEEADADRVGNLQLLIDKTNKMKSDDDFEDWMNSRTDDYKQTHHIPEGAKEMTFEEFVDARERLIMEHILEHQPF, encoded by the coding sequence ATGGAAACCAAGCGGATCGCTGAGGTCGTGGAAAACATAAATTATTCTTATCTCTTACCCGCGATTCAGCGGGAGTTCGTCTGGGAAACGAGTGACATCGTGGATCTGTTTGATTCCCTGTTACGGGACTATCCGATCGGTGCGCTCCTTCAGTGGAACCTCTCGGCTGAGGAAGCACAGGCTCAGCCCAAATATCGCTTCGTCACCCACTACGTCGACGAACCAAATTTTCCCCAGTCACTCACAACACCGACCCATCGAAACCCCCCGCACAATTCTGAAGACCCACTCCCGTCACCGGTGAAACTAGTCCTCGACGGCCAGCAGCGACTGACCGCGCTCAATATCGGTCTGACCGGATCATTCTACGAGCGGAAACACAACCACCCTCGGAACAAGGCCAGTTCGTGGGTTCAGAAGCGACTCTATCTCAACCTCCTCTCGGACCCGCAGACAGCGGACTCGGAACTCGGCAATAAATACGACTTCTCCTTCCGCTCTGAGCAGTCCGCAACCGCGAATGCATACTGGTATCCAGTCAACCGAATCATGTCCATCTCTGACAACGACGATTTCTATGCAGAACGCCAGGAAATTGAGGGAGAGATCCAGGAGCTGGTCGAGAACCACCCCGAGATAGAGAATTCAGATAGTCTGATTCTCAACGCTCAGCGTAATTTCGAGGACCTCTATCGAGCGGTCCACAAGGACGAGAAGCTCCACTTCTTTACCGAAGACGAGAACGACATCACCCGTGTTCGCGACGTCTTCGTACGGATCAATCAGGGAGGGGTGACACCGAATCGTGCCGAAATCCTCCTGTCGTTGATGACTAGTAGCTGGCAACAGGAGCCGCCGGAAATCAACGCACGGGACGAGGTGCACTCGATGGTCGACGAACTGAACGGGATCATCGACGGTGGGAACGCTCCTTTTGCTACGAAGCACGTCCAGAAGGTACTGCTCGCAATCAACGGCAACGAGATCCAGTATCGGTTCGACAACTACACACTCGACTTGCTGCGGAATCTGAAGGAGATCTGGCTCACCGATACGTTCTCGAACACGATGGAACAACTCGCTGAGCTTCTGAATAGTTACTATCCGACGGTGACCTACATCCTCAGTCCCGCCCTCTACACACCTATCGCCTACTACCTCTACCAGAACGAGAATCCCTCGCTCGATTCGACCTCAATCAAAGGTCGCGGGCGACGTCGTGACATTCTCTACTATATCTGTGCAGCCCGACTCAACGGATTCACCAGCCAATCATCGAACCAGATCGCAGAACTCGTCCGGGATGTTATCCGAGAGGAAGAGAGCTCGGAGTTCCCACTTGAGCGGATCAGTGATGAAGTGGCATCCAGTTACGGAACCTCCCTCCGTTTCACCGAAGAAAAGTTGACCACGCTTTTCGAGGAGCTCCAGTACGGGAAGCGCGACATCGAGTTCCTTCTGCAGCTATCACACTACCCCGATGAGCCGGCACGGGGCAAAGACTACGATATCGACCACATCATCCCAAAATCGGTTCTCCCCGAAGAAGCAGATGCTGACCGGGTGGGGAACCTCCAGTTACTGATTGACAAGACGAACAAGATGAAATCGGACGATGACTTCGAGGACTGGATGAACTCCAGAACGGACGACTACAAGCAGACTCATCATATCCCGGAGGGCGCAAAGGAGATGACGTTCGAAGAGTTCGTGGACGCCCGCGAACGGCTCATTATGGAGCACATCCTCGAACACCAGCCGTTCTAG
- a CDS encoding SMODS domain-containing nucleotidyltransferase encodes MTTLPTLFETFLSDIRPQDEHNDAYKEGHETLRDHLQSDEDIDEFYVADFLQGSYRRWTALRPQEDEKSDVDVVFVSDLSSDLDTDVALRKCEPFLDEHYVGQWEPNAHSYKIEEEKVEIDLVLTAAPSEATREAVKSLGSLDVGTALSPDDLSTVAEALNMSADGDDEWKDQPLKIPHRDENKWENTHPLATIAFTINKNDITDGHYVNVVKAIKWWRRTKTPDVEGPTSYPLEHIVGQCCPHDIDSVAEGVTRTLEELTRQFKTEAMAEETPVLPAHGLPETPENDVLKQIDGDDFAAFYDKAEDAAALARTALDEEDKETSRDYWYQLFGEKFPPFGSDDDSDDGGEKAMSVGSSSQVEDPSDHQFAESDS; translated from the coding sequence ATGACCACACTCCCCACACTGTTCGAGACCTTCTTGTCAGACATCCGCCCGCAGGACGAGCACAATGATGCCTACAAGGAGGGCCACGAAACCCTCCGCGATCACTTGCAGAGTGACGAGGACATCGACGAGTTCTACGTTGCAGACTTTCTACAGGGGAGCTACCGTCGGTGGACGGCACTCAGACCGCAGGAAGACGAGAAATCCGACGTTGACGTCGTCTTTGTCTCTGATCTCAGCAGTGATCTCGATACCGATGTTGCGCTAAGAAAATGCGAGCCGTTCCTGGATGAACACTATGTGGGGCAGTGGGAACCGAACGCGCACTCCTACAAGATCGAGGAAGAGAAGGTGGAGATCGATCTCGTCTTGACAGCGGCACCGAGCGAGGCAACACGTGAAGCCGTCAAATCACTGGGTTCACTAGACGTTGGCACAGCCCTGAGTCCAGACGACCTTTCGACCGTGGCGGAGGCCCTCAATATGTCGGCAGATGGCGACGACGAGTGGAAGGACCAACCGCTCAAGATCCCACATCGAGATGAGAACAAGTGGGAGAATACCCATCCCCTCGCGACTATCGCCTTCACCATTAATAAAAACGATATCACGGATGGCCACTACGTGAACGTCGTCAAAGCCATCAAATGGTGGCGGCGAACGAAGACACCCGACGTCGAAGGACCGACAAGCTATCCCCTCGAGCACATCGTTGGTCAGTGCTGTCCTCATGATATCGACAGCGTCGCTGAAGGCGTGACAAGGACGCTGGAAGAACTCACACGGCAGTTCAAGACCGAAGCAATGGCCGAGGAAACCCCCGTCTTGCCTGCTCACGGGCTCCCGGAAACCCCCGAGAATGACGTCCTCAAACAAATCGACGGGGACGATTTCGCGGCGTTCTACGATAAGGCCGAAGATGCCGCAGCGCTCGCGCGGACAGCACTGGATGAGGAGGACAAAGAAACATCGAGGGATTACTGGTACCAGCTCTTCGGTGAGAAATTCCCTCCCTTCGGAAGCGACGACGATTCCGACGATGGAGGGGAGAAAGCCATGTCAGTAGGGTCGTCCTCAC
- a CDS encoding Cdc6/Cdc18 family protein: MIRDARVLRAGFVPREVEHRDAEVNHLSSVLEPITNGEPADTAIVTGPSGAGKTCISKFVTERLREEVLDVEATYVNCWRNYTRFRTLYQILDDLGATIDIHRQSTPHDELVDRLQQHDGSRTVIILDEVDQLEDPSVIYDLHSLPQFAIICIANKEEELFSRVDGRLVSRLRSSEHVRMDKYHDEQLYDILSARAKWGLDEDVITDDQLYRIADAATGDARLAIGILRTAAGKADRENHERITDDILLDAAEDARAQIKQKSLDSLTPHQRVVYDIVREHGPLGPGEIHERYTDEVDDPRTKRTIRSYLSKMAQYNLLEAEGTSRDREYAIIESPPAATTT; this comes from the coding sequence ATGATTCGCGATGCTCGCGTCCTCCGGGCCGGGTTCGTTCCTCGGGAAGTTGAGCATCGCGACGCCGAAGTCAACCATCTCTCCAGCGTCCTCGAGCCCATCACGAACGGAGAGCCCGCCGACACGGCCATCGTCACCGGACCCAGCGGCGCCGGCAAGACCTGCATCTCGAAGTTCGTTACCGAACGACTCCGGGAAGAGGTCCTCGACGTCGAGGCGACCTACGTCAACTGCTGGCGGAACTACACCCGATTCCGCACGCTCTATCAGATCCTCGACGACCTCGGCGCGACCATCGACATCCACCGTCAGTCGACGCCCCACGACGAACTCGTCGATCGCCTCCAGCAGCACGACGGCTCTCGAACCGTCATCATCCTCGACGAGGTCGACCAACTGGAGGATCCCAGCGTCATCTACGACCTCCACAGCCTCCCGCAGTTTGCGATCATCTGCATCGCGAACAAGGAAGAGGAGCTGTTCAGCCGCGTCGACGGCCGCCTCGTGAGCCGCCTGCGCTCCAGCGAACACGTCCGGATGGACAAGTACCACGACGAGCAGCTGTACGATATCCTGAGTGCGCGGGCGAAGTGGGGGCTCGACGAGGACGTCATCACCGACGACCAGCTATATCGAATCGCCGACGCGGCCACCGGCGACGCCCGCCTCGCAATCGGCATCCTCCGAACGGCCGCCGGCAAGGCTGATCGCGAGAACCACGAGCGCATCACCGACGATATTCTCCTGGACGCCGCCGAGGATGCTCGGGCCCAGATCAAGCAGAAGAGCCTCGACTCACTCACGCCGCACCAGCGCGTCGTCTACGACATCGTTCGTGAGCACGGCCCGCTCGGCCCGGGCGAGATTCACGAGCGCTATACGGACGAAGTCGACGACCCACGGACGAAACGGACCATCCGGTCCTATCTCTCGAAGATGGCTCAGTACAACCTCCTCGAGGCCGAGGGCACGAGCCGGGATCGAGAATACGCGATCATTGAGTCACCACCTGCTGCAACAACCACTTAA
- a CDS encoding GNAT family N-acetyltransferase → MSLNIPLPAGLGDYAWLETLVQREEIGQTIPLYIEADDGIEVVAVSLLCEDDLRMIYRAPNGWQLLTEYELSEDPIIHVDDLLDAVVAFVGTDARVVQKLAQELGEKLEEHWKMGFVPYSQSGKGDKFEELRQDCNCSGIDDPSIERVPGMSEIEESAEFRCHNCMSLYGIEYQGRRIDLDEVFSAEWLFTNSTPDDIVEIGAEDSFLVYSDGRPIDKTERVIGAMTSYGGDTSSSFARYIPENHQGLLYIRDDDAAGYVTWEELDGIQVLRQLYVRDHYRRRGIAEELIQTWCQEYCEDGVYYIDEPNDKSRSLFSKLGHIDGDGEYEAIELYPIRGVGNSLDGSQTLPQ, encoded by the coding sequence ATGAGCTTGAATATCCCACTTCCTGCGGGTCTCGGGGACTATGCTTGGCTCGAAACTCTTGTTCAACGTGAAGAAATTGGTCAAACGATTCCTCTCTATATCGAAGCTGATGACGGGATTGAGGTCGTCGCTGTTTCCCTTCTCTGTGAAGATGATCTTCGGATGATCTACCGGGCACCTAATGGCTGGCAATTGCTCACAGAATATGAGTTGTCCGAGGACCCGATTATTCACGTAGACGACCTCCTTGATGCTGTCGTTGCATTTGTGGGAACAGACGCGAGAGTTGTTCAAAAACTCGCTCAGGAACTCGGTGAGAAGTTAGAGGAGCATTGGAAGATGGGATTTGTTCCGTATAGTCAATCTGGGAAGGGGGACAAATTTGAGGAACTTAGACAGGACTGCAATTGCTCAGGGATTGACGACCCGTCAATTGAGCGTGTTCCGGGAATGTCCGAAATCGAGGAATCAGCAGAATTTCGCTGCCATAACTGTATGAGCTTATATGGTATCGAGTATCAGGGTCGTAGAATCGATCTTGATGAGGTGTTCAGTGCTGAGTGGCTCTTCACGAATTCGACTCCGGATGACATCGTGGAGATCGGTGCCGAAGATTCATTTCTCGTATATTCTGATGGTCGACCAATAGACAAAACAGAACGAGTCATCGGCGCGATGACTAGCTATGGTGGTGACACGAGTTCTTCTTTTGCCCGATATATCCCTGAGAACCACCAGGGATTGCTCTATATTCGAGATGACGACGCGGCTGGATACGTCACTTGGGAAGAGCTGGATGGAATACAGGTTCTTCGACAGCTGTATGTCCGGGATCATTACCGGCGCCGGGGGATTGCTGAGGAATTGATTCAGACTTGGTGCCAGGAGTACTGCGAGGATGGTGTCTACTACATCGACGAACCGAACGACAAGAGCCGATCTCTGTTTTCAAAACTGGGTCATATTGACGGTGACGGTGAGTACGAAGCGATCGAACTATACCCGATTCGCGGAGTCGGAAATAGTCTCGACGGTAGCCAGACTCTCCCTCAATAG
- a CDS encoding TIR domain-containing protein translates to MSQDTSSPLKTTWEAAFDDIRGSPNPESAVRFVLKSAVNDLPTGFYRDDGDRLLPTYKGNDLGKEFTVRELGPVYTVTQSGDNSLPELSSSQPSLFEPNDQQSGLVPTDNSLSRSSTDTQNQQGLSSGQKIAGGALLLYAAYKGLEAFASAGSSTQESSSSSGGNTGQSLPRLARAATRLEDKQYNVFVSHSWEYDEHYERIVDFLDEVPSLKWQNHSVPSTDPLPVDTESALRSELRNQMKTASVVVVSSGMYGAHSTWIPEELELADELDKPVIAIIPEGQSKVPEKIQEVADTQVGWRKASLVDALAEYA, encoded by the coding sequence ATGAGCCAAGACACCTCCTCCCCATTGAAAACCACCTGGGAGGCTGCGTTTGATGATATTCGTGGCAGTCCAAACCCCGAATCAGCTGTTCGATTCGTTCTGAAGTCAGCTGTTAACGATCTACCTACCGGATTCTATCGCGATGATGGAGACCGCCTACTGCCGACCTACAAAGGGAACGATCTCGGAAAGGAGTTCACCGTTCGAGAACTCGGCCCCGTTTATACAGTAACGCAATCTGGGGATAACAGTCTCCCTGAGCTCAGTTCCTCTCAACCATCGCTCTTCGAGCCGAATGACCAACAGTCGGGCCTTGTCCCGACCGACAATTCCCTGAGCCGCAGTTCTACCGACACTCAGAACCAGCAGGGTCTCTCGTCTGGACAAAAAATCGCTGGCGGTGCTTTGCTCCTATATGCTGCCTACAAAGGGCTGGAAGCCTTTGCCTCTGCAGGCTCGTCGACTCAAGAGTCCTCTTCCTCCTCAGGCGGAAATACTGGGCAATCACTCCCTCGCTTAGCACGCGCTGCAACTCGACTTGAGGACAAGCAGTACAACGTTTTTGTCTCCCACTCGTGGGAGTACGACGAACACTACGAGCGTATCGTTGATTTCCTTGATGAGGTTCCGTCGCTCAAGTGGCAGAATCATAGTGTCCCTTCAACTGACCCCCTGCCCGTGGATACCGAGTCTGCCCTTCGTTCTGAACTCCGGAACCAGATGAAAACGGCGTCGGTTGTCGTCGTAAGTAGTGGAATGTACGGTGCTCACAGCACTTGGATCCCGGAGGAGCTGGAACTCGCCGATGAACTGGACAAGCCGGTGATCGCAATCATTCCAGAGGGACAATCGAAGGTCCCCGAGAAAATCCAAGAAGTCGCAGATACTCAGGTAGGATGGCGAAAGGCCTCGCTTGTCGACGCACTCGCTGAATATGCCTGA